A single Providencia manganoxydans DNA region contains:
- the dppA gene encoding dipeptide ABC transporter periplasmic-binding protein DppA: MTLSIKKTGLLTVGLTLAAMAVSASVQAKTLVYCSEGSPEGFNPQLFTSGTTYDASSIPLYNRLVEFKLGTTEIEPGLAESWEVSEDGKTYTFHLRKGVKWHSNKEFKPSRDLNADDVIYTFMRQKDPNHPYHKVSGGSYEYFMGMDMDKIIDKVEKVDDNTVRITLTRPESPFLADMAMDFASILSAEYADQMLAAGTPEKVDLNPIGTGPFELQQYQKDSRILYKANKDYWGNKPKIDRLVFSITPDASVRYAKLQKNECQVMPYPNPADLARMKEDKNITLMEQPGLNVGYLSFNVEKKPLDNQKVRQALSMAVNKDAIIDAVYQGAGQKAKNLIPPTMWGYNDDVKDYEYNPEKAKALLAEAGFPNGFEIDLWAMPVQRPYNPNARRMAEMIQADWAKVGVKSKVVSYEWGEYLKRAKDGEPQTVMMGWTGDNGDPDNFFATLFSCAAKEQGSNYSKWCYKGFEDLIQPARMTADHDKRVDLYKQAQVVMHDQAPALIIAHSTVFEPVRKEVKGYVVDPLGKHHFENVDIEK, from the coding sequence ATGACGCTCTCTATTAAAAAGACAGGTTTATTGACAGTTGGATTAACACTTGCAGCAATGGCAGTTTCTGCTTCGGTGCAAGCAAAAACATTAGTCTACTGCTCAGAAGGCTCTCCAGAAGGCTTTAACCCACAGCTATTTACTTCAGGGACGACTTATGATGCAAGTTCTATCCCTCTTTATAACCGTCTAGTTGAATTTAAACTAGGTACTACAGAAATTGAACCTGGCTTAGCGGAAAGCTGGGAAGTCAGTGAAGATGGTAAAACTTATACCTTCCATTTACGTAAAGGTGTTAAGTGGCATTCTAACAAAGAATTTAAACCAAGCCGTGATTTGAATGCCGATGATGTGATTTACACATTCATGCGTCAAAAAGATCCAAATCATCCATATCACAAAGTCTCTGGTGGTAGCTATGAGTACTTTATGGGAATGGATATGGATAAGATTATCGATAAAGTTGAAAAAGTGGATGATAATACTGTTCGTATTACATTAACTCGCCCAGAATCGCCATTTTTAGCCGATATGGCAATGGATTTTGCATCTATTCTTTCAGCCGAATATGCTGACCAAATGTTAGCTGCGGGCACACCAGAAAAAGTTGACTTGAACCCGATTGGTACTGGTCCATTTGAGCTACAACAATATCAAAAAGATTCTCGCATTCTGTATAAAGCGAATAAAGATTATTGGGGCAATAAACCTAAAATTGATCGTTTGGTATTTTCGATCACCCCTGATGCATCTGTTCGCTACGCAAAATTGCAAAAAAATGAATGCCAAGTTATGCCATACCCAAATCCAGCTGACTTAGCACGCATGAAAGAAGATAAAAACATCACGTTAATGGAACAACCGGGTCTTAACGTGGGGTATCTCTCTTTTAACGTTGAGAAAAAACCACTCGATAACCAAAAAGTTCGCCAAGCATTATCCATGGCTGTGAATAAAGACGCGATTATTGATGCGGTGTATCAAGGTGCTGGTCAGAAAGCGAAAAATTTAATCCCACCAACCATGTGGGGTTATAACGATGATGTTAAGGATTACGAATACAACCCAGAAAAAGCCAAAGCGTTATTGGCGGAAGCGGGTTTCCCTAATGGTTTTGAAATTGACCTATGGGCAATGCCTGTTCAACGCCCATATAACCCAAATGCACGTCGCATGGCCGAAATGATCCAAGCCGACTGGGCAAAAGTCGGTGTTAAATCAAAAGTCGTTAGCTATGAGTGGGGGGAATACCTTAAGCGTGCTAAAGATGGTGAGCCCCAGACGGTAATGATGGGTTGGACGGGCGACAATGGTGACCCAGACAATTTCTTTGCAACTTTATTTAGTTGTGCGGCAAAAGAGCAAGGTTCTAACTATTCGAAATGGTGTTATAAAGGTTTCGAAGATCTGATCCAACCTGCTCGTATGACTGCTGATCACGATAAACGAGTCGATCTCTACAAACAAGCTCAAGTTGTGATGCATGACCAAGCGCCTGCATTGATCATCGCTCACTCAACGGTATTTGAACCAGTACGTAAAGAAGTGAAGGGCTACGTTGTCGACCCACTCGGCAAGCATCACTTTGAAAACGTTGATATTGAAAAATAA
- the dppB gene encoding dipeptide ABC transporter permease DppB, protein MLQFILRRLGLVIPTFIGITLLTFAFVHMIPGDPVMIMAGERGLSPERHAYLMAELGLDQPLWQQYLHYINGIFHGDLGISLKSRIEVWDEFFPRFKATMELAICAMIFAVSVGIPVGVLAAVKRGSIFDHTAIGLSLTGYSMPIFWWGIMLIMLVSVQWDLTPVSGRVSDSVFLDDSYPLTGFMLIDTLIWGDEGNFIDAVEHLILPSIVLGTIPLAVIVRMTRSSMLEVLGEDYIRTARAKGVSRARVILIHALRNALLPVVTVIGLQVGVMLAGAILTETIFSWPGLGRWLIEGLQRRDYPVVQGGVLLVATLIIFVNLVVDVLYGIVNPRIRHKK, encoded by the coding sequence ATGTTGCAATTTATCCTCCGACGCTTGGGGTTAGTGATCCCCACGTTTATCGGTATCACATTACTGACTTTCGCTTTCGTGCATATGATCCCTGGTGACCCAGTGATGATCATGGCAGGAGAACGTGGGTTATCGCCTGAAAGGCACGCGTATTTAATGGCTGAATTGGGCTTAGATCAGCCACTATGGCAGCAATACCTCCACTATATTAATGGCATATTTCACGGTGACTTAGGTATTTCATTGAAAAGCCGTATTGAGGTTTGGGATGAGTTTTTCCCTCGTTTCAAAGCCACAATGGAACTGGCGATCTGCGCAATGATTTTTGCTGTATCAGTGGGGATCCCTGTAGGGGTTTTAGCCGCGGTTAAGCGTGGTTCTATTTTTGATCACACTGCTATCGGTCTATCACTAACGGGTTACTCAATGCCTATCTTTTGGTGGGGGATCATGTTGATCATGTTAGTGTCCGTTCAATGGGACTTAACCCCTGTATCGGGGCGGGTCAGTGACAGTGTGTTCCTCGACGATTCCTACCCATTAACTGGCTTTATGTTAATTGACACCTTGATTTGGGGTGATGAAGGTAACTTTATTGATGCAGTGGAACACCTGATCCTGCCATCCATTGTTCTTGGAACCATTCCGTTAGCCGTAATCGTACGCATGACTCGCTCGTCAATGTTGGAGGTTCTTGGAGAGGATTACATTCGTACCGCAAGGGCGAAAGGGGTGAGTCGTGCACGTGTTATCTTGATCCATGCGTTACGTAATGCGTTGTTGCCAGTTGTCACTGTTATTGGTTTACAAGTTGGCGTGATGTTGGCAGGGGCAATTCTGACTGAAACTATTTTCTCATGGCCGGGCTTGGGACGTTGGTTAATTGAAGGGCTTCAGCGCCGTGACTACCCTGTGGTACAGGGGGGCGTTCTGCTGGTCGCGACATTAATCATTTTTGTTAACTTAGTGGTTGATGTGCTGTATGGCATTGTTAATCCACGTATTCGTCATAAGAAATAA
- the dppC gene encoding dipeptide ABC transporter permease DppC, with amino-acid sequence MSQSTEPTVISAPKPMTPFQEFWYYFKRNKGAVAGMVYIILMILIAIFAGVLAPHAPDEQFRDFLLVPPVWEHGGSWQFILGTDDVGRDLLSRLMYGARLSLLVGCLVVVLSLISGVTLGVIAGYFGGVVDAIIMRVVDIMLALPSLLLALVLVAIFGPSIVNASIALTFVALPHYIRLTRAAVLVEVNRDYVTASRVAGAGAVRQMFVNILPNCLAPLIVQASLGFSNAILDMAALGFLGMGAQPPTPEWGTMLSDVLQFAQSAWWVVTFPGLAILLTVLAFNLMGDGLRDAFDPKLKQ; translated from the coding sequence ATGTCTCAATCTACTGAGCCAACTGTTATCAGCGCCCCTAAGCCGATGACGCCATTTCAAGAATTCTGGTATTACTTTAAACGTAATAAAGGTGCGGTTGCTGGGATGGTTTATATCATCTTAATGATCTTAATCGCCATTTTTGCTGGTGTATTAGCACCTCATGCACCTGATGAACAATTCCGTGATTTCCTATTGGTTCCACCTGTTTGGGAGCATGGTGGTAGCTGGCAATTTATTTTAGGTACTGATGATGTGGGGCGTGACCTACTGTCTCGTTTGATGTATGGGGCGCGTTTATCTTTATTAGTTGGTTGCCTAGTGGTTGTCCTGTCATTGATTTCAGGCGTTACGTTAGGGGTCATTGCCGGCTATTTTGGCGGTGTGGTTGATGCCATCATCATGCGTGTTGTTGATATCATGCTAGCATTACCAAGCTTGTTATTAGCCTTAGTATTAGTCGCTATTTTTGGCCCTTCCATCGTCAATGCCTCTATTGCACTTACCTTCGTGGCATTACCTCACTACATCCGACTTACGAGAGCGGCGGTATTAGTTGAAGTTAACCGTGATTATGTGACAGCTTCGCGTGTTGCAGGGGCAGGTGCTGTTCGCCAGATGTTTGTGAATATTTTACCTAACTGTTTAGCACCATTAATCGTACAGGCTTCGCTTGGTTTTTCTAATGCCATCTTAGATATGGCTGCGTTGGGTTTCCTTGGCATGGGGGCTCAGCCTCCAACACCTGAGTGGGGCACAATGCTTTCTGATGTACTGCAATTTGCTCAAAGTGCTTGGTGGGTAGTGACTTTCCCTGGTTTGGCAATTTTATTGACTGTATTAGCGTTTAACCTGATGGGTGATGGGTTACGTGATGCATTTGATCCAAAACTCAAGCAGTGA
- the dppD gene encoding dipeptide ABC transporter ATP-binding protein — protein MALLNVEQLSVHFGDEGTPFRAVDRISYSVEKGQVVGIVGESGSGKSVSSLAIMGLIDYPGRVMANALQFDGRDLLTIPEKERRQIVGADVAMIFQDPMTSLNPCFTVGYQIMEALKVHQGGSKSTRKQRAIDLLDMVGIPDPKSRLDVYPHQLSGGMSQRVMIAMAIACRPKLLIADEPTTALDVTIQAQIIELLLELQQQENMALVLITHDLALVSEAAHHIIVMYAGQVVESAKATDIFKHPRHPYTQALLRALPEFATNKSRLASLPGVVPGKYDRPQGCLLNPRCPYATERCRVEEPELRSIGDRQVKCHMPLDDMGRPTL, from the coding sequence ATGGCATTGTTAAATGTAGAACAACTTTCGGTACATTTTGGTGATGAAGGTACCCCGTTCCGCGCCGTTGACCGCATCAGCTATAGCGTTGAGAAGGGGCAAGTGGTTGGGATTGTTGGCGAGTCAGGCTCTGGTAAATCAGTTAGTTCATTGGCAATTATGGGGTTGATTGATTACCCCGGTAGAGTCATGGCAAATGCGTTGCAGTTTGATGGTCGTGACTTGCTGACTATTCCAGAAAAAGAGCGTCGGCAGATTGTAGGGGCTGATGTTGCGATGATATTTCAGGATCCCATGACGAGTCTGAATCCCTGCTTTACTGTGGGTTATCAGATCATGGAAGCATTGAAAGTGCATCAGGGCGGTAGTAAAAGTACACGTAAACAGCGAGCGATTGACCTATTGGACATGGTTGGGATCCCTGATCCGAAATCAAGGCTTGATGTGTATCCTCATCAATTGTCAGGTGGTATGAGCCAAAGGGTGATGATTGCAATGGCAATTGCTTGTCGGCCAAAATTATTGATTGCTGATGAACCTACCACTGCGCTAGATGTGACTATTCAGGCACAAATTATTGAATTATTGCTTGAATTACAGCAGCAAGAAAATATGGCATTGGTACTAATTACTCATGATCTTGCATTAGTTTCTGAAGCTGCTCACCACATTATTGTGATGTATGCAGGTCAAGTGGTTGAGTCAGCAAAAGCGACTGATATTTTTAAACACCCTCGCCATCCCTATACTCAGGCGCTGTTACGTGCTCTACCTGAGTTTGCCACTAATAAATCAAGGCTTGCTTCTTTACCGGGGGTTGTGCCAGGTAAGTACGATCGCCCACAAGGTTGTTTATTAAATCCACGCTGCCCATATGCAACGGAGCGTTGTCGTGTTGAAGAGCCTGAATTGCGCTCAATTGGGGATAGACAAGTAAAATGTCACATGCCGCTGGATGATATGGGG